The genomic interval GCACTGTCACTTGGATTATACGCAGATGGCCGGCCAGTTTCCGCCGCCGCGCTCCTTTACCGACTGGTTGAAGCTGATCATGACGACCAAGGCGGGCTGGAGCGTTTCTGAATTTACTGAGTCGTGGCTCGATGGGGCGCAAATGCTGGTGCGGACTGGCACGACCACCGTGGGGGATATCGAGGCATTCCCGGAACTGCTGCCTGAGGTGTGGACAGGCACGCCGCTGCGGGTCATCTCGTTCCTCGAGATGCTTGGCATCACAAACCGCCGGCAACCCGGCTCGATTTTGCAGGACACCCTGGATAAAATGAAGTCGCTCCCCCGAGGCCGATGTGAAGCGGCACTCTCGCCTCACGCCCCTTATTCCACCCTGCCGGAGTTGTTGCGTTTGACGGCCAAAGCGGCGCGGCGCCAGCGACGGCTGGTCTGCAGTCACGTGGCCGAATCGGCGCTGGAATTCTCGATGTTCGCTCACGGCGCGGGGGACATGTTTGAGTGGCTGCGTCGCAGTGGCCGAGACATGTCGGATTGCGGGCTGGGCTCGCCGGTGCAGCATCTGGAGCGCTGCGGCCTCTTGGGAAGCAATCTGCTGGCGGCGCACGTCAATTATCTCGCGCCGAAGGATGTTGCGCTGCTGCAACGGCGCGGAGTCAGCGTCGTGCATTGTCCTCGAAGCCATTTTTACTTTCGGCACGGCCTGTTCCCGCTCAAACGCCTGCTGCGGGCGGGTGTGAACATCTGCCTGGGGACCGACAGCCTGGCCAGTGTCTGCAAAAGGCGCAATCAAGCAGTCGAGCTGAATCTTTTTGACGAAATGCGGGTATTGTCCAATAGCGCGCCTTTCCTGCCGCCGCGAAAGATTCTGGAGATGGCGACGCGGAATGGGGCGCGCGCGCTGGGAAAGCCAGGCAAACTTGGTGAGCTAAGGCAGGGGGCTTTTGCGGATTGGATAGCCCTGCCGGTTTCGCGCGGGTCTTCAGACGTTTATGAAACGGTGCTGCAACACACGGGACCACTCATTGCGGCGATGATTGGGGGCCGGTGGACCATTGCACCCGCTGGAGTGAGCAAAGGGTTGGGCGGCCAGGCCGGCCAATCTGCCAATCGGCTTGCGAGCTTGCGATGAGCGCTCTTGACCAGGAACTCGGACGGCGACTGGCTGCGCTTCGAGGCAAGGGGCTGCACCGGGAATTGCGACGGATTACTTCGCCACAGTCAGCACGGGTCGAGAGCGAAGGAAAGACTCTGCTGAATTTTTCCTCG from Verrucomicrobiia bacterium carries:
- a CDS encoding amidohydrolase family protein, which translates into the protein MILRARTVLPISGPAIPDGAIAVRWGRIASVGRWAEVRSSGNGRCVDLGDVILLPGLINAHCHLDYTQMAGQFPPPRSFTDWLKLIMTTKAGWSVSEFTESWLDGAQMLVRTGTTTVGDIEAFPELLPEVWTGTPLRVISFLEMLGITNRRQPGSILQDTLDKMKSLPRGRCEAALSPHAPYSTLPELLRLTAKAARRQRRLVCSHVAESALEFSMFAHGAGDMFEWLRRSGRDMSDCGLGSPVQHLERCGLLGSNLLAAHVNYLAPKDVALLQRRGVSVVHCPRSHFYFRHGLFPLKRLLRAGVNICLGTDSLASVCKRRNQAVELNLFDEMRVLSNSAPFLPPRKILEMATRNGARALGKPGKLGELRQGAFADWIALPVSRGSSDVYETVLQHTGPLIAAMIGGRWTIAPAGVSKGLGGQAGQSANRLASLR